One Clavelina lepadiformis chromosome 1, kaClaLepa1.1, whole genome shotgun sequence genomic region harbors:
- the LOC143465589 gene encoding excitatory amino acid transporter-like isoform X1 has product MPDIAGNCSGRNNIQVNMSSFQGDAIHLDPMIPRDETNKDKRASVSKQLPKHEVVFCGRLKIKKETLLVVLTVAGVCLGLLIGSLLRLTKPSDTAVLLITFPGEILMRMLKMLIIPIIITSVITGLANLDMKKSGKMGAHAAAYYLSTTTLAVILGMLLVSAIQPGNPRIRQNQSVGEAQKTVSTLDTFLDLIRNLFPDNIIAACFQVAQTKLTETPANILDIAANITNLTTNASAESEVYHVKVSRTLERIPNTNILGIIVFCIFFGIILSNLGSEGKPVKEFFSILNTIFMKMIVAVIWYSPIGICSLIAGNLVKMGSLSDLIETLGLYMLTVIVGLTIHGLITLPLIFYIVTRTNAYRFYAGVFQAWLTALGTASSAGTLPLTMQCLEENLKIDKRVTQFVLPLGATMNMDGTALLEGVAAITIAQMYQYSLTFGQLVTISVTATLASVGAAAIPSAGLITLLLVLSAIGVPTEAVGLLWSIDWFLDRLRTSVNVLGDCIGAGIVQHLHKNDLEAAASPVELMPEEGMSFRKSDINDDGICDSGLVMSSTKTLP; this is encoded by the exons ATGCCGG ATATAGCGGGAAATTGTAGTGGAAGAAATAATATCCAAGTGAACATGTCGTCATTTCAAGGCGATGCCATTCATCTTGATCCTATGATTCCAAGAGATGAAACGAACAAGGATAAACGAGCCTCCGTGTCGAAGCAATTACCGAAACATGAGGTTGTTTTTTGTGGGagactgaaaataaaaaaagaaactttgctTGTGGTCCTGACTGTTGCAG GGGTGTGTTTGGGTTTGTTGATCGGATCCCTTTTGAGATTGACAAAACCGTCAGACACAGCGGTCTTGCTCATCACGTTTCCTGGAGAGATTCTGATGCGAATGCTAAAGATGCTTATCATTCCTATTATCATCACTAGCGTCATAACCG GTCTGGCAAATCTTGATATGAAGAAAAGCGGCAAGATGGGTGCCCACGCTGCAGCATATTACTTGTCAACCACGACCTTGGCTGTTATACTCGGAATGTTGTTGGTAAGCGCTATTCAACCTGGAAACCCCAGAATTCGCCAGAATCAGTCGGTCGGAGAAGCACAAAAAACTGTTTCTACACTCGATACATTTCTGGACTTAATCAG GAATCTCTTTCCGGACAACATCATTGCTGCATGCTTTCAAGTG GCTCAGACAAAACTTACAGAAACCCCTGCAAACATCCTGGATATAGCGGCCAACATAactaacttaactacaaaCGCCTCTGCAGAATCGGAAGTTTATCATGTGAAAGTTTCCAGAACTTTGGAAAGAATCCCAAACACTAACATCTTAG GAATTATTGTCTTCTGCATTTTCTTTGGAATTATTTTGTCAAACCTTGGCTCAGAAGGGAAACctgtaaaagaattttttagtATTCTCAatacaatttttatgaaaatgattGTCGCAGTCATTTG GTATTCTCCAATAGGAATATGCAGTTTAATTGCTGGTAATTTGGTTAAAATGGGAAGCTTATCTGATCTGATAGAAACTCTAGGATTGTACATG CTGACGGTCATTGTTGGACTTACAATCCATGGACTTATTACTTTGCCACTAATATTTTACATCGTAACAAGAACTAATGCTTACCGTTTTTATGCTGGTGTGTTCCAAGCTTGGTTGACAGCGCTCGGAACCGCGTCAAG TGCTGGGACTCTGCCGCTTACTATGCAATGTCTTGAGGAGAATCTAAAAATTGACAAGCGTGTTACTCAGTTTGTGCTTCCTCTTGGCGCTACGATGAACATGGATGGTACAGCACTCCTGGAAGGCGTTGCCGCTATCACGATTGCGCAAATGTACCAATACAGTCTTACCTTCGGCCAGCTCGTCACAATCAG TGTAACTGCTACCCTTGCAAGTGTTGGAGCCGCGGCCATACCAAGTGCTGGTCTTATTACGCTGCTTTTGGTTCTCTCTGCCATCGGTGTTCCAACAGAGGCAGTTGGTCTCCTGTGGTCAATCGATTGGTTCCT CGACCGTCTTCGAACTTCAGTGAATGTTCTTGGAGATTGTATTGGCGCTGGAATCGTGCAGCATCTTCATAAGAACGACCTGGAGGCTGCAGCATCACCGGTGGAATTAATGCCGGAAGAGGGAATGAGTTTTCGCAAGTCAGATATCAATGATGACGGTATATGTGATAGCGGTCTGGTTATGAGCAGTACCAAGACATTGCCGTAG
- the LOC143465805 gene encoding trypsin-1-like — protein MKVQILISFWCCIFAIQGNLFVATGQKTDDVEICADKSNSCAVHAEEVLKLCKFSFIKEQCQKTCMLCPEVTTAPPSSLYRGECGKPKFNPGLMLRITGGTDAKYGAIPWQVGIKQKFNDSSLFFRCGGTLISREHIVTAASCITGAKLPLLAYLGKHRNVSNLPDHGQLVVEISNITEHPQFDLTTFDNDLALLTMSSPVDFTDYIRPACMPKQNEEITPGKMALASGWGLESPSDSQPSHGVMQQVELPIISNMECNIIYLTQTGLANRITPNMICAGYLNGGKDACVGDGGGPLVVRHKGSYFLVGVISWGVGCGERPGVYTKVSKKVDWINAIIE, from the exons ATGAAAGTACAGATATTGATCTCTTTCTGGTGTTGCATTTTTGCAATACAAG GTAACCTGTTTGTGGCAACCGGTCAGAAGACTGATGACGTTGAAATTTGCGCCGATAAAAGCAACTC GTGTGCTGTACATGCTGAAGAAGTACTTAAACTTTGCAAGTTCTCTTTCATCAAAGAACAATGCCAGAAGACGTGCATGCTGTGcccagaagtaacaactgctCCGCCAA GCAGCTTGTACAGAGGCGAATGTGGCAAACCAAAATTTAATCCGGGTCTAATGCTTCGAATTACAGGAG GAACAGACGCTAAATATGGCGCCATTCCATGGCAAGTTGGAATTAAGCAAAAGTTTAATGACTCTTCCTTATTCTTTCGCTGTGGAGGAACCTTAATTAGCAGAGAGCATATCGTTACAGCGGCATCTTGTATAACGGG AGCGAAACTTCCACTGCTCGCATACTTGGGTAAACATCGAAATGTCAGCAACTTGCCCGATCATGGCCAATTGGTTGTCGAGATCTCTAATATTACTGAGCATCCCCAATTCGACCTTACAACGTTTGATAACGACCTGGCTTTGCTCACG ATGTCGTCTCCAGTTGATTTTACTGATTACATAAGACCAGCTTGCATGCCTAAACAAAACGAGGAGATTACTCCAGGAAAAATGGCTTTGGCATCAGGATGGGGGCTTGAGAGTCCATCAG ATTCGCAACCATCCCATGGCGTGATGCAGCAGGTTGAGCTTCCCATCATTTCTAACATGGAATGCAACATAATTTACTTAACGCAAACTGGATTGGCAAACAGAATCACGCCTAACATGATTTGCGCTGGTTACCTTAATGGGGGAAAAGACGCTTGTGTA GGTGACGGTGGTGGACCGTTGGTTGTGCGACATAAAGGCTCTTATTTCCTGGTTGGTGTCATTTCGTGGGGTGTTGGTTGCGGGGAAAGACCAGGAGTGTACACAAAG GTATCCAAGAAGGTCGACTGGATTAATGCAATAATAGAGTGA
- the LOC143465589 gene encoding excitatory amino acid transporter-like isoform X2 has product MSSFQGDAIHLDPMIPRDETNKDKRASVSKQLPKHEVVFCGRLKIKKETLLVVLTVAGVCLGLLIGSLLRLTKPSDTAVLLITFPGEILMRMLKMLIIPIIITSVITGLANLDMKKSGKMGAHAAAYYLSTTTLAVILGMLLVSAIQPGNPRIRQNQSVGEAQKTVSTLDTFLDLIRNLFPDNIIAACFQVAQTKLTETPANILDIAANITNLTTNASAESEVYHVKVSRTLERIPNTNILGIIVFCIFFGIILSNLGSEGKPVKEFFSILNTIFMKMIVAVIWYSPIGICSLIAGNLVKMGSLSDLIETLGLYMLTVIVGLTIHGLITLPLIFYIVTRTNAYRFYAGVFQAWLTALGTASSAGTLPLTMQCLEENLKIDKRVTQFVLPLGATMNMDGTALLEGVAAITIAQMYQYSLTFGQLVTISVTATLASVGAAAIPSAGLITLLLVLSAIGVPTEAVGLLWSIDWFLDRLRTSVNVLGDCIGAGIVQHLHKNDLEAAASPVELMPEEGMSFRKSDINDDGICDSGLVMSSTKTLP; this is encoded by the exons ATGTCGTCATTTCAAGGCGATGCCATTCATCTTGATCCTATGATTCCAAGAGATGAAACGAACAAGGATAAACGAGCCTCCGTGTCGAAGCAATTACCGAAACATGAGGTTGTTTTTTGTGGGagactgaaaataaaaaaagaaactttgctTGTGGTCCTGACTGTTGCAG GGGTGTGTTTGGGTTTGTTGATCGGATCCCTTTTGAGATTGACAAAACCGTCAGACACAGCGGTCTTGCTCATCACGTTTCCTGGAGAGATTCTGATGCGAATGCTAAAGATGCTTATCATTCCTATTATCATCACTAGCGTCATAACCG GTCTGGCAAATCTTGATATGAAGAAAAGCGGCAAGATGGGTGCCCACGCTGCAGCATATTACTTGTCAACCACGACCTTGGCTGTTATACTCGGAATGTTGTTGGTAAGCGCTATTCAACCTGGAAACCCCAGAATTCGCCAGAATCAGTCGGTCGGAGAAGCACAAAAAACTGTTTCTACACTCGATACATTTCTGGACTTAATCAG GAATCTCTTTCCGGACAACATCATTGCTGCATGCTTTCAAGTG GCTCAGACAAAACTTACAGAAACCCCTGCAAACATCCTGGATATAGCGGCCAACATAactaacttaactacaaaCGCCTCTGCAGAATCGGAAGTTTATCATGTGAAAGTTTCCAGAACTTTGGAAAGAATCCCAAACACTAACATCTTAG GAATTATTGTCTTCTGCATTTTCTTTGGAATTATTTTGTCAAACCTTGGCTCAGAAGGGAAACctgtaaaagaattttttagtATTCTCAatacaatttttatgaaaatgattGTCGCAGTCATTTG GTATTCTCCAATAGGAATATGCAGTTTAATTGCTGGTAATTTGGTTAAAATGGGAAGCTTATCTGATCTGATAGAAACTCTAGGATTGTACATG CTGACGGTCATTGTTGGACTTACAATCCATGGACTTATTACTTTGCCACTAATATTTTACATCGTAACAAGAACTAATGCTTACCGTTTTTATGCTGGTGTGTTCCAAGCTTGGTTGACAGCGCTCGGAACCGCGTCAAG TGCTGGGACTCTGCCGCTTACTATGCAATGTCTTGAGGAGAATCTAAAAATTGACAAGCGTGTTACTCAGTTTGTGCTTCCTCTTGGCGCTACGATGAACATGGATGGTACAGCACTCCTGGAAGGCGTTGCCGCTATCACGATTGCGCAAATGTACCAATACAGTCTTACCTTCGGCCAGCTCGTCACAATCAG TGTAACTGCTACCCTTGCAAGTGTTGGAGCCGCGGCCATACCAAGTGCTGGTCTTATTACGCTGCTTTTGGTTCTCTCTGCCATCGGTGTTCCAACAGAGGCAGTTGGTCTCCTGTGGTCAATCGATTGGTTCCT CGACCGTCTTCGAACTTCAGTGAATGTTCTTGGAGATTGTATTGGCGCTGGAATCGTGCAGCATCTTCATAAGAACGACCTGGAGGCTGCAGCATCACCGGTGGAATTAATGCCGGAAGAGGGAATGAGTTTTCGCAAGTCAGATATCAATGATGACGGTATATGTGATAGCGGTCTGGTTATGAGCAGTACCAAGACATTGCCGTAG
- the LOC143465724 gene encoding chymotrypsin-like protease CTRL-1, producing the protein MICLNNVYKLNMKLLTALCLLSCLYAVKAKPTPPTNDCLDKSGSCSDIATLQPVEICQDSIDLNCELLARLDFCQDDQVAANCRKSCHICTLVNVISRNLPGDFRGNIYEGQCGIPMVSPRLKLRIAGGNKARYGAIPWQVSIRNAVGYHRCGGTLISNEYIVTAAHCVATWKTEQIFGYLGKHNRNNNIVDEGQLPVTFSAIYVHPEYMPAIIENDIALLKLSSRVQFTDYIRPACLPSPNIDIVSGTSGLVTGWGITSAGIVSSVLKQVNVPIISNDECSTWYSPYLKPPYKITSNMVCAGFKTGGSDACQEDSGGPLVVRHGLSYQLVGVVSWGIKCGKPNRPGVYTKVSYKIEWMNSIMTQSE; encoded by the exons ATGATCTGCTTGAACAACGTATATAAGTTAAACATGAAGCTTCTGACCGCCTTATGTCTATTGAGTTGTCTTTATGCTGTAAAAG CCAAGCCAACGCCACCAACAAACGATTGCCTTGACAAATCTGG ATCATGTTCGGATATTGCGACTCTTCAGCCGGTCGAAATATGCCAGGATTCAATCGATTTGAA CTGTGAACTACTGGCTAGATTAGATTTTTGTCAAGATGATCAAGTTGCAGCAAATTGCCGAAAAAGTTGCCACATCTGTACGCTAGTAAACGTAATCTCTAGAAATTTACCAG GAGACTTCCGAGGCAACATATACGAAGGGCAGTGCGGTATACCGATGGTCAGCCCACGTTTGAAGCTTCGCATTGCTGGtg GTAACAAAGCTCGGTATGGCGCCATTCCATGGCAAGTGTCGATCAGAAATGCCGTCGGCTACCACCGTTGCGGGGGAACATTAATCAGCAACGAATACATTGTTACCGCGGCACACTGTGTTGCCAC TTGGAAAACGGAACAAATCTTCGGCTACTTGGGAAAGCACAATCGAAATAATAACATTGTCGACGAAGGTCAACTGCCAGTGACTTTTTCTGCTATTTATGTTCATCCCGAATACATGCCAGCAATAATTGAAAATGACATCGCATTACTCAAG TTGTCATCTCGAGTGCAGTTTACTGATTATATACGGCCAGCTTGCCTTCCAAGCCCAAATATAGATATTGTTTCAGGAACATCCGGATTAGTAACGGGATGGGGAATAACGAGTGCAG GCATCGTCAGCAGCGTTTTGAAACAAGTAAACGTTCCAATCATCTCCAACGACGAATGCAGCACTTGGTATTCTCCATACTTGAAGCCACCATACAAGATAACTTCGAATATGGTCTGTGCAGGATTCAAAACTGGAGGCTCGGACGCTTGTCAG GAGGACAGCGGCGGTCCTTTGGTTGTGAGACACGGACTGTCTTATCAGCTTGTTGGTGTGGTTTCATGGGGCATCAAATGTGGAAAACCAAATCGACCCGGAGTTTACACCAAG GTCTCGTACAAAATTGAGTGGATGAACTCAATCATGACACAATCCGAGTGA
- the LOC143471024 gene encoding organic cation transporter protein-like isoform X1 — protein sequence MIEFDIILDKVGHCGPYQMFLVFFLYLLGIPAGLHNIASVFFAASVPYRCHVPPLDDRSLYPNLTESEILNYTTPYIDDEYNGCKRYGYNLSSCQAPNLSCVNKDASPIKCDNGYHFETSVFSYTTNMQWSLVCDRKLLGAIATSLFFAGMWAGAIIFGNLADYIGRRNTMLVSSIGCVISGISVAFAPWFWLFVVLRFFVAAFSHASYLIMFVYVVEITGKKRTISGVHVHTSFAIGYIMNSLVAYLLRDWRYFYLVITLTQTPYFLIYFLIPDSPRWHFSNGRDAKGKKISEKFAKHNRRLITEKDWDEAQVSKTDERLLNRTYTSLDLFKTKKMRLITFNCMFQWLVISMVYYGLSLNAGALAGNIFVNNAVNGLMEIMAYFIVQLTMDRFGRRNLLIAFMELQGLACIFSTVFTEVAGDNQALQAVGVAFAFIGKVGVGGTFGVIFNYTAELYPTVIRGNALGVGSMAARVGSIASPYIILLQDYISWLPTTIFGVLSIAAGILATFFPETMKRTMPQTIPEAEFFYKKKHAKRDKNAQLTVELADD from the exons ATGATTGAATTTGATATAATTCTTGATAAAGTTGGGCACTGCGGACCTTACCAAATGTTTTTGGTTTTCTTCTTATATTTGTTGGGGATACCTGCAGGTCTCCATAATATTGCGTCTGTTTTCTTTGCCGCTTCAGTGCCTTACAG ATGCCATGTACCTCCACTGGATGATCGTTCGCTTTATCCAAACTTGACTGAGTCCGAAATTCTTAATTATACGACTCCGTACATTGACGATGAATACAACGGCTGCAAAAG GTACGGATACAATTTGTCGTCTTGTCAAGCCCCGAATCTTAGCTGTGTTAATAAAGATGCCTCTCCCATTAAATGCGATAACGGATACCACTTTGAAACCAGTGTCTTCTCCTACACTACAAACATGCAG TGGAGCCTCGTTTGTGATCGAAAGCTATTGGGCGCCATTGCTACGTCATTATTCTTTGCTGGAATGTGGGCCGGGGCgattatttttggaaatttgGCTGACTA TATAGGGAGGCGTAATACGATGCTTGTGTCCTCCATTGGTTGTGTGATATCCGGGATCTCTGTAGCCTTCGCACCTTGGTTTTggctttttgttgttttgagatTCTTCGTGGCTGCTTTCTCCCATGCGTCATATCTCATCATGTTTGTTTATG TGGTTGAAATCACCGGAAAAAAGCGAACTATATCCGGCGTTCATGTTCACACTTCCTTTGCCATTGGGTATATCATGAATTCGCTGGTGGCTTATCTTCTGCGAGATTGGAGATATTTTTACCTTGTCATTACACTTACTCAGACCCCATATTTCTTAATCTATTTCTTG ATACCAGACTCGCCTAGATGGCATTTTTCAAACGGACGGGACGCAAAAGGCAAAAAAAttagtgaaaaatttgcaaaacacaACCGCAGACTTATCACAGAAAAAGATTGGGACGAAGCACAAGTTTCAAAG ACTGATGAACGTCTGTTGAACAGAACATATACAAGTTTAGATCTTTTTAAGACAAAGAAAATGCGGCTGATCACTTTTAACTGCATGTTTCAATG GCTTGTGATTTCTATGGTTTATTATGGCCTATCTTTAAATGCCGGAGCCTTGGCTGGAAATATCTTTGTAAATAATGCTGTTAATGGACTAATGGAAATTATGGCTTATTTCATTGTTCAGTTGACAATGGATAG ATTTGGCCGaagaaatttgttgattgCATTTATGGAATTACAAGGTTTGGCTTGTATATTCAGCACCGTGTTTACTGAAGTTGCTGGCGACAATCAAG CTCTGCAGGCGGTTGGCGTGGCATTTGCTTTCATCGGCAAAGTAGGTGTTGGTGGCACATTTGGAGTTATTTTCAACTACACAGCTGAGCTTTACCCAACAGTCATAAG AGGTAACGCTCTTGGAGTAGGTTCCATGGCGGCCAGGGTAGGCAGCATTGCTTCTCCTTACATCATTCTCCTTCAAGATTACATCTCATGGCTTCCCACGACTATATTTGGCGTACTGTCCATTGCTGCAGGGATCCTGGCCACATTTTTTCCTGAAACAATGAAGCGGACAATGCCTCAGACTATTCCTGAAGCTGAATTCTTTTACAAGAAGAAACATGCGAA AAGAGACAAAAACGCCCAATTGACTGTCGAGCTAGCAGATGATTAA
- the LOC143471024 gene encoding solute carrier family 22 member 16-like isoform X2: MIEFDIILDKVGHCGPYQMFLVFFLYLLGIPAGLHNIASVFFAASVPYRCHVPPLDDRSLYPNLTESEILNYTTPYIDDEYNGCKRYGYNLSSCQAPNLSCVNKDASPIKCDNGYHFETSVFSYTTNMQWSLVCDRKLLGAIATSLFFAGMWAGAIIFGNLADYIGRRNTMLVSSIGCVISGISVAFAPWFWLFVVLRFFVAAFSHASYLIMFVYVVEITGKKRTISGVHVHTSFAIGYIMNSLVAYLLRDWRYFYLVITLTQTPYFLIYFLIPDSPRWHFSNGRDAKGKKISEKFAKHNRRLITEKDWDEAQVSKTDERLLNRTYTSLDLFKTKKMRLITFNCMFQWLVISMVYYGLSLNAGALAGNIFVNNAVNGLMEIMAYFIVQLTMDRFGRRNLLIAFMELQGLACIFSTVFTEVAGDNQALQAVGVAFAFIGKVGVGGTFGVIFNYTAELYPTVIR; the protein is encoded by the exons ATGATTGAATTTGATATAATTCTTGATAAAGTTGGGCACTGCGGACCTTACCAAATGTTTTTGGTTTTCTTCTTATATTTGTTGGGGATACCTGCAGGTCTCCATAATATTGCGTCTGTTTTCTTTGCCGCTTCAGTGCCTTACAG ATGCCATGTACCTCCACTGGATGATCGTTCGCTTTATCCAAACTTGACTGAGTCCGAAATTCTTAATTATACGACTCCGTACATTGACGATGAATACAACGGCTGCAAAAG GTACGGATACAATTTGTCGTCTTGTCAAGCCCCGAATCTTAGCTGTGTTAATAAAGATGCCTCTCCCATTAAATGCGATAACGGATACCACTTTGAAACCAGTGTCTTCTCCTACACTACAAACATGCAG TGGAGCCTCGTTTGTGATCGAAAGCTATTGGGCGCCATTGCTACGTCATTATTCTTTGCTGGAATGTGGGCCGGGGCgattatttttggaaatttgGCTGACTA TATAGGGAGGCGTAATACGATGCTTGTGTCCTCCATTGGTTGTGTGATATCCGGGATCTCTGTAGCCTTCGCACCTTGGTTTTggctttttgttgttttgagatTCTTCGTGGCTGCTTTCTCCCATGCGTCATATCTCATCATGTTTGTTTATG TGGTTGAAATCACCGGAAAAAAGCGAACTATATCCGGCGTTCATGTTCACACTTCCTTTGCCATTGGGTATATCATGAATTCGCTGGTGGCTTATCTTCTGCGAGATTGGAGATATTTTTACCTTGTCATTACACTTACTCAGACCCCATATTTCTTAATCTATTTCTTG ATACCAGACTCGCCTAGATGGCATTTTTCAAACGGACGGGACGCAAAAGGCAAAAAAAttagtgaaaaatttgcaaaacacaACCGCAGACTTATCACAGAAAAAGATTGGGACGAAGCACAAGTTTCAAAG ACTGATGAACGTCTGTTGAACAGAACATATACAAGTTTAGATCTTTTTAAGACAAAGAAAATGCGGCTGATCACTTTTAACTGCATGTTTCAATG GCTTGTGATTTCTATGGTTTATTATGGCCTATCTTTAAATGCCGGAGCCTTGGCTGGAAATATCTTTGTAAATAATGCTGTTAATGGACTAATGGAAATTATGGCTTATTTCATTGTTCAGTTGACAATGGATAG ATTTGGCCGaagaaatttgttgattgCATTTATGGAATTACAAGGTTTGGCTTGTATATTCAGCACCGTGTTTACTGAAGTTGCTGGCGACAATCAAG CTCTGCAGGCGGTTGGCGTGGCATTTGCTTTCATCGGCAAAGTAGGTGTTGGTGGCACATTTGGAGTTATTTTCAACTACACAGCTGAGCTTTACCCAACAGTCATAAGGTGA